In one window of Synchiropus splendidus isolate RoL2022-P1 chromosome 15, RoL_Sspl_1.0, whole genome shotgun sequence DNA:
- the LOC128746798 gene encoding mitochondrial basic amino acids transporter-like isoform X2 → MMGLTFINAIVFGVQGNTMRLLGNDTPLNQFLAGSAAGAIQCVICCPMELAKTRMQMQGTGEKKSSRRLYKNSLDCLARIYRREGVRGVNRGMVTTLIRETPGFGVYFWSYDVLTRGLGCEPNDRYMIPKLLFAGGMAGIASWLSTYPVDVIKSRLQADGVGGVNQYSSIADCVRQSVRKEGYVVFTRGLTSTLLRAFPVNAATFATVTLVLMYARGVEEAPAECEPPPQQGLHTQTKSQAQPSSL, encoded by the coding sequence ATGATGGGTCTGACGTTCATCAACGCCATTGTGTTCGGAGTCCAAGGGAACACAATGCGCCTGCTGGGGAACGACACGCCCCTGAACCAGTTCCTGGCCGGGTCCGCTGCTGGGGCCATCCAGTGTGTTATCTGCTGCCCCATGGAGCTGGCCAAGACGCGCATGCAGATGCAGGGCACCGGCGAGAAGAAGTCCTCGCGGAGGTTGTACAAGAACTCTCTGGACTGCCTGGCACGCATCTACAGGCGCGAGGGCGTCCGTGGCGTGAACCGCGGGATGGTCACCACGCTGATCCGGGAGACCCCTGGCTTTGGGGTCTACTTCTGGTCCTATGACGTGCTGACCCGCGGCCTGGGCTGCGAGCCCAACGACAGATACATGATCCCCAAGTTGCTTTTCGCCGGCGGCATGGCCGGCATCGCCTCTTGGCTCTCAACGTATCCGGTGGACGTGATCAAGTCCAGGCTGCAGGCGGACGGAGTGGGCGGAGTCAACCAGTACAGCAGCATTGCCGACTGCGTGCGCCAGAGCGTCAGGAAAGAAGGCTACGTGGTTTTCACCAGAGGCCTGACCTCCACGCTGCTGCGGGCCTTCCCGGTCAACGCCGCCACCTTCGCCACGGTCACGCTGGTGCTGATGTACGCGCGGGGGGTGGAGGAAGCTCCCGCGGAGTGCgagccgccgccgcagcaggGCCTGCACACACAGACTAAGTCACAGGCCCAACCCTCCAGCCTTTGA